A single genomic interval of Daucus carota subsp. sativus chromosome 1, DH1 v3.0, whole genome shotgun sequence harbors:
- the LOC108196448 gene encoding probable glucan endo-1,3-beta-glucosidase A6, translating to MLPFIHLYISLCRKSNISFSNPMGMAVCTILLLSLLASISSAEFEAKLGVNYGQLGNNLPTPKRSVELIKSLKAKRVKIYDATPSILKALQNTDIQVSIMLPNQLISNFSSNQTLSDQWVYSNVKPFYPQTKIRYLLVGNEILSDQSIKPTWFNLVPAMRKIRYSLKRYSLHKIKVGTSMAMDVLESSFPPSNGTFRADIAKPVVKPMLQFLNKTKSFLFLDVYTYFPWSAQPDNIDLNYALLAATNFTYLDPVSGLTYTNLLDQMMDAIIFAMKKMGYPDIRLFIAETGWPNGCDIDQIGGNIYNAATYNRNVAKKFNAKPAIGTPARPGVVLPGFIFALYNENLKGGPGTERHFGLLYPNGTNIYDIDLSGKKPLSEYKPLPKPLNNAKYKGKLWCLVKKGANLTDVSAALGYACGQGNGTCDPIQAGGKCFKPNTLIGHAGYAFSSYWAQFKKVGGTCNFNGVAAASAKDPSYGSCKFPSVML from the exons ATGCTTCCTTTCATTCACTTGTATATCAGTCTCTGCAGAAAATCTAACATTTCATTCTCAAATCCAATGGGAATGGCTGTTTGCACCATTCTCTTACTCTCTCTCCTGGCTTCTATCTCCA GCGCAGAATTTGAGGCAAAGCTGGGAGTGAACTACGGGCAGCTGGGCAACAACTTACCAACACCAAAAAGATCAGTTGAGTTAATCAAATCATTAAAAGCCAAACGTGTCAAAATCTACGATGCCACTCCAAGCATCCTCAAAGCTTTACAAAACACAGACATTCAAGTCTCAATCATGCTCCCAAACCAACTCATTTCCAATTTCTCATCCAACCAAACCCTCTCAGACCAATGGGTCTACTCCAACGTCAAACCCTTTTACCCACAGACCAAGATCCGCTACCTTCTTGTCGGAAACGAGATTCTCTCCGACCAGTCTATTAAGCCCACCTGGTTTAACCTCGTACCCGCAATGCGAAAGATCAGGTACTCCCTTAAACGTTATAGTTTACATAAGATTAAGGTCGGAACTTCCATGGCAATGGATGTTCTAGAATCTTCGTTTCCGCCTTCGAATGGGACTTTCCGGGCTGACATTGCGAAGCCGGTGGTGAAACCTATGTTACAGTTCTTGAACAAGACGAAATCTTTTTTGTTTCTTGATGTTTATACTTATTTCCCTTGGTCTGCTCAGCCTGACAATATTGATCTTAATTATGCATTGTTAGCGGCCACTAATTTTACTTATTTGGACCCTGTTTCGGGTTTAACTTATACGAATCTGCTTGACCAAATGATGGATGCCATCATTTTTGCTATGAAAAAAATGGGGTATCCGGATATTCGTTTATTTATTGCGGAAACTGGTTGGCCTAATGGTTGTGATATTGATCAAATTGGTGGGAATATTTACAATGCGGCTACTTATAATCGTAATGTGGCCAAGAAGTTTAATGCTAAACCGGCAATTGGGACACCAGCTAGACCGGGAGTCGTGTTACCTGGGTTTATTTTTGCTTTGTACAATGAAAATCTAAAGGGAGGTCCGGGGACAGAGCGGCATTTTGGGTTGCTATACCCAAATGGAacgaatatatatgatattgacTTGTCCGGGAAGAAGCCATTGTCTGAGTACAAACCACTTCCAAAGCCTCTCAACAATGCGAAGTACAAGGGAAAGTTATGGTGCTTGGTGAAGAAAGGAGCCAACTTGACGGATGTGTCTGCGGCTTTGGGTTATGCTTGTGGCCAGGGAAATGGAACATGTGATCCGATTCAAGCTGGTGGAAAGTGTTTCAAACCTAATACATTGATCGGGCATGCTGGCTATGCTTTTAGTTCGTATTGGGCTCAGTTCAAGAAGGTGGGAGGGACTTGTAATTTTAACGGGGTTGCAGCCGCTTCTGCCAAAGATCCAA GTTACGGATCATGCAAATTCCCAAGTGTTATGCTCTAA